From the Cloeon dipterum chromosome 4, ieCloDipt1.1, whole genome shotgun sequence genome, the window AGCTAGAAAATCCGACATTTCCTGCAAAAGTGGAGCCCAATGCAGCTCCTGTGGACACAAACCCAACAAGTGAGGATGAGAATAAGAAGGCTGCATCGACGTCTGGGGAAATTGATTATTTGCTAGTTCGCCGTCCTGCTGATCCCAGGTTCCAGCTGACGATGTTTTTGCTGCAAGCGCCAGCAATGATTGGTGTTAACATCGAAGTGTCAAAAACGGCATTCATCAAAGGTGTTAGGATTGCGTCCCAAAACACTGGCACTTACAAGGAGGAAATGTTCATTGAAATCAAGTGTGCCCCAAATGGAAAACGAGTTGTGTATCATTTCTTGTCTCATGAGGTAGGAAACGCATCAAATAACTATTTTGATGTGATGTTTAGGAAACCATGCATGTTGGAAGCAAACCAGAAGTACTTAATGACTGTTTGTTTCCGCAAATCTGGACAGTACCTGTTCAGTAAAAGGTTTGATTCTGTTATTATTAAGGGTTACACATTTAAGTTTAGCGTGGTTGACCCCAGCGCACATGGTGCAGACCCAATTCAAGCCATTTTCCTTGCCTTTTGATCACAAGAATGCtcgtcagatttaattttaaaaattattttataaactgaATTTTGTTCGAATGGACTGATCAAATGAGCtcacaatcaataaaaatcattgcaataatttaataaaggcAATCTAATCCTAAATTACAATATAATACCTGTATATATTagtggatttaaaaaaatatcacacgCATGGAACTCATCgaacgaataaaataaaataatattaatttaaattgcatgcgAAAGCCGTGTActtataacattatttttcttttaaaattcaactgccTTCCAATCcttgcaaaatcaattttaatgtttcttgaaaaaaatataaaagttatgtatgtattatgtcgatatgtgttttttttaaatattatatttttcataaattgatcGTCCGCCgatgtaaatattttcgattcaaaaatatttgaaacggAGAAAAAGCATCTTTAAGGTTGCGCAAAATGCTATccgaaatttgtcaaaattttaactgacgCGAATTCGTCATTATCTTTTGAATACATCCAAAATCACATTCGTATGGGATAAATGTGTTCTAAAGGGCAATCCGATCATTTTTCAGCTTGTGGGGTTGAAGGGAATAAAAATGTAGGTCATcaggaaactaaaattaatcatatacCTTTTTAGATCCGTGGATATCTGATTTCTTGGCGTGTGtggtaaaatacatttaatttaaaatgaaattcagctTTTCTCTAACGTCCAATATTTTCCAACACTCAAAAACGAATGTTCGTTATATTGTGCGAGCGCACCATTTTCCACCAGCTTCCTGCCGAACGGGAAGCGACTTTCCGCACAATTCAAATAGAGTCGCAGTTTGGTGCAGAGATGTCTCCCTATAAGCTACTCCTGCTGGTTCTCTCAGCATCactggtaattttaaaatatttcacattacGGCCACAAATTCtctaataataacaataatctTTTAAGTTCTCCCTGCTGCAAGCTCAGTCAACCACCGGTATTTatcacaaatataaaaattcgcaTGGATAGAATTAAAACATTACTGCGTAGATGACACGAAATTGAAGATCCAGGAAAAGAAACTGTCGATCAAAAGCCTGATTGCCAAAATCAGAGCGAGAATCGATAAAAAATCCTCATCTAAAGGCAAAGCAGCAAAATTGATTCAGGCCGGCATCGATTGCGCCGATTCCAATATTCAGGTTTGATATATACAAGAGAATAAACCGCACTGAAAATGTATGTAGGGCGTCGATTCCTGCTGTCCGGGCATCGACAAAGCGCTGAAAGTTGCGCTGAACAGCAAGAACTGCGCTGCTTTGGGGTCAAAAACGATTCAGGCGAGCACTTACACCAAATACTCGCTCAACTTGCTTCAAGACTTGGCCTCCAACAAACTGaacttggaaaaatttaacgaCACTCTCAAGGAGCAAGTGGTATgatattattgatttaaaattaaataatgtcaaTCTCGCAAATTTCGGCAAGCATAATCCTTTGgtacatatttttctaaaaaacaaaaggaCAATGTATCATACGAGTTTTTATCAACCTCTTTATTTTTGCGTCTCGCTTGAAAAtcatgcaaataatattttcagtgcGCCAGCGAATGTCTTATCAGAGGAATTCGAGCAAATTCggtgcatttttcaaaatgtttgttataatgcaatatttgataataaataattagcgCCAAATGGATATTCTTCCCACtgggaaaaaaggaaaatcttaCAGCCAAGACAAATTTTTCAAGGCAGCGTTTGACGAATGCAAAACTCCTGCAAAGGGTTCGTGCGactataatttataaaaactaatttgcTGATCACCTTTccagattttctaaaaaagaccgtggattttaaaactaaaaaatgcaGCGTGGCAGCATACGTGCAACTTCAGTGCGCAATCAGGAAATCACTGCTGgtataattacaaatttttagataaattttaataaaaaaaatatctaaaatagGAATGCAACTCTTATTCTactggtaaattaattaaaattaaattttgaaaatcatgctgataattttttccatagagGACCTGTGCATGGCTCAAAAGGAACAACTCCTCTTCTGCGATCCATTCAAGTTCTGAGTGTATCATGCTATCAAATAAAAGtttggttattttaaaaactggaaATCAACCGCGCAGtatttgcttgtttttgtgtcccaataaattttcctcttgtcAGAGAGATAAAGTGGCGGAGTCTTTAAAGTGTTGCAGCGTCCTCAGCCGAGTTTCACACTACTGTCGGCAGCGAGCATGGAGgtaacaaaacacaaaaacaaaaagtgcgacgcggaagaaaaaatttgaaattttgcaggGCAACTTTTCCAGCGTGACCTTTTCGTCGGTGAGCCGGCGGATGGGCGGCGTCGACCTGGCCGTCTTTTCCACCATGCTGGCCTCGTCGGCCGTGATCGGCTGCTACTTTGGCCTGTGCGGCGGCCGCCCCAAAGACAGCGCCCAGGAGTACCTGATGGGCGGCCGCAAAATGGGAATGCTGCCCATTGCGCTCAGCTTGGTCGCCAGCTTCATTTCCGGCATCACCGTGCAGGGAGAGCCGGCAGAAATCTACACTCACGGCACCCAATACTGGTTACAATTAATtctagcatttttaaaatgatcattttgttttttcaaattagttttattgaaattttatttaaattaagtcgagcctgtttgaattaattccttcaaaaatttaaaagagctgctgatcgatattttctattttatctcgtagttaaattatttttttctcctcgaTTTTAGCGTTTTTTGCAGCCTATCAGTCTACAGGGTTCGCAgaaacccgcattttttccgttttttctgcagttttgcacatttttcgaaacacgtgaatttttattgaagatcaAAAATTCTCGTGACAGacgaccaaaaatagggatttttacaaaatcaggaTAAAAGCTACAGGTTTTTACCATAAGACCAAAGATTTTAACACTTCGACCATcgtaatttaacaaaaatttgaccattttggcgcaaaatgtgatctttttggggttaaattcagaaaaatgcgGACTGgtgttttttccagctgggttttgcgcaaaaaacagcggggaatttttgcgcattgtaAAAGaggtcatttttaaaagtaaaggaatgaaatttgatcgcttttcaaatttgaaaaatattctttattaatttttgagtgcaattttaatttttctccactAAAGTTCACGGCCCCCagttatgaaataattaaaaaattgcgcaaaaagtgattaaaaagtttgagaTCTAGCACAGGttcagtttttttcattttttccccttttcattatatactttttacagtttaaatccatttttcctttaaaggTGTGTCCTGCTCGTGAGCTACTTGGCCAGTTTCGTCGCCGCGATGTTCTACATCCCAGTTTTCGTGAATTTGCAACTCACTTCTTGCTACGAGgtgcgtttttaaaattgacaaacacTACACTGTTACTGTTTTCCGGATGAACGTGTCTGTTTCAGTATCTTGAGCTGCGATTTGATACCAAAGTGCGAAAAATGGCATCTATTTGTTTCGTTATCGGGCAGGTCTGtccaaaacaaatataaaacagCAGCGAAAtgacgaaatatttttccagattgTTTACATCCCCGTGGTGATTTACATCCCGTCACTTGCCTTCAGCCAAGGTTacgtaacatttttttatatttttaaaatgccaaccttaattaaaacacgcaGTTACCGGAATCGACGTGAACTTTGTGGTGCCGGTTGCTTCCGCGATTTGCATCTTTTACACCACAATTGtgagtttatttaaaagaaaacactggttgaaaattcaaatttaaaattagggcGGCTTGAAAGCAGTGGTGTGGACGGACACGCTGCAGTCTGTGCTGATGATGGCCGCGATGATCACCGTGTTCGCCATTGGCCTCGGAAACATCGGCGGCTGGGACAAGGTTTGGGCAGCCGGCGAACGCGGCCAGAGGCTCGAGTTTTTCAAGTATTAACAAAAATCTATCAAGGAACGttctaattttattctcaAACAGCTTCGACCCGAATCCGATGGAGCGCCACACCTTTTGGACCCTGCTGGTCGGCGGCTTCTTCAATTACCTGTCACCTTTCACGACCAATCAGGGCATGGTGCAGAGATATTTGGCGGTGCCAGACCTCAAAACCGTTTACAAGTACGAGAAAcgcgagaaaatttaaaattataatttaattaaaataaaataaaaggtgCATGGCTTGCTTCGCCACGGGACTCGTTCTGTTCAAGTCGCTGAGCATCGCGACAGGTCTGCTCCTGTACGCCACCTACGAAGGGTGCGACCCTGTGGCGGCCAACCGAATCCAGCGCCACGACCAGTTGATCCCGTTCTTCGTCCTCGACGTCGCTGGACACATTCCAGGGCTCGGAGGACTCTTTGTTGCTGGCGTTTTCAGCGCCGCTTtgaggtaaataaataaatttttggtaatGTTCATTGgggaaaaaattgcagctcCATGTCGACCGGCCTGAATGCCCTTTCTGGAGTGCTGGTGGAGGACCTCTTCGAACCCTGGCTCCGCGGCGGGAATAAGATACTCTGGCTGAGAACCGCGGCGGCCGTTTGTGGATTCATTTGCCTCATGCTCGTCTTCGTGGTGCAACACTTGGGCGGAGTGCTGCAGGTACATTTCGACATACAAGCAACACTTGCAGGGCTGTGAAAACAAATAGTCGTCTTTAATTAGATGGTTTTTacgaacaatttaatttttttagtttggtataaatggcttaaaattgtacaatttGTGCTCTCAATAATTtcaagctcagaaaaaaatagtcaaccgtctaaatttcacagccatGCATGTGATAATTGTAGCGTTTTTGCCTTTTGtttatccatttttaaaatagttgagCTAAAGAACTTAAGTTCCATTGTACAGAGAATGCGccgtcaaattattttactactTGCCTTCCGATGGATTGAATTTACGGAAGAGTTTTGATGATGAGCCACGATGACTAACAATAGATGTCTCTAAATTACTTAAAGTGGATCGAGACagtgcaataattgaaaattgtttgaattgttgactgcaataagcagttgatcgataaaaaatttgttctacaatttgcaataatcaaaaaaggaccttgccatgcgctaaaaatcaaatttttccaattttcttcaaaatttccagcgcctgctgaccacattttcttggtaGATTTCGGTTCCTCTCGTCAAAATCTGTCCAATAgagtatgaaaccttttagggagactctttgttgtgaaataaaataggatttcaaataaggagacagtccttaactttgcagccacttttctaaagaATTTGCAATGCtatttaggtcaatttaggctttaattaaatcctaagggatgaatttatgcattggcaacagtcattttccatgattttgcagtatcagtCCTCTTTAAGAGAAATAAACCGTCGTGATAGCGCTGAAATTGCGCATCGCACAACaaacaaccaaattttcactgttgaATTCATTGTTGCCCTTtccttgcaacaaggaaattcgtgTTAGGTTGTT encodes:
- the LOC135944718 gene encoding sodium-coupled monocarboxylate transporter 1-like, which gives rise to MEGNFSSVTFSSVSRRMGGVDLAVFSTMLASSAVIGCYFGLCGGRPKDSAQEYLMGGRKMGMLPIALSLVASFISGITVQGEPAEIYTHGTQYWCVLLVSYLASFVAAMFYIPVFVNLQLTSCYEYLELRFDTKVRKMASICFVIGQIVYIPVVIYIPSLAFSQVTGIDVNFVVPVASAICIFYTTIGGLKAVVWTDTLQSVLMMAAMITVFAIGLGNIGGWDKVWAAGERGQRLEFFNFDPNPMERHTFWTLLVGGFFNYLSPFTTNQGMVQRYLAVPDLKTVYKCMACFATGLVLFKSLSIATGLLLYATYEGCDPVAANRIQRHDQLIPFFVLDVAGHIPGLGGLFVAGVFSAALSSMSTGLNALSGVLVEDLFEPWLRGGNKILWLRTAAAVCGFICLMLVFVVQHLGGVLQAALSLCGVTIGTLLGVFTLGMFFPRASSKGAFVGSIVSLLITGFIAFGAQIAIFAGKLRHPILPISISSCADNSTILTDFHKLHNPHDNSGVWPIFRISYWYYTVVGTMVVIIVGYLVSVLDEDDSRPRRPVKRNLFSPAVQYFLPPDQDVQPVPESDLLVSDPLPDTIGITLVK
- the LOC135944722 gene encoding uncharacterized protein LOC135944722; its protein translation is MSPYKLLLLVLSASLFSLLQAQSTTDDTKLKIQEKKLSIKSLIAKIRARIDKKSSSKGKAAKLIQAGIDCADSNIQGVDSCCPGIDKALKVALNSKNCAALGSKTIQASTYTKYSLNLLQDLASNKLNLEKFNDTLKEQVCASECLIRGIRANSRQMDILPTGKKGKSYSQDKFFKAAFDECKTPAKDFLKKTVDFKTKKCSVAAYVQLQCAIRKSLLECNSYSTEDLCMAQKEQLLFCDPFKF